TCTATCGGCACCTGATAGGTAGCACCACCAACCCGGCGCGCCTTAACCTCAAGCAAAGGAATGGTATTCTTCAGCGCCTGCTCCAAAATAGAGACCGGATCTTTCGACTCCTGCTGCTCCAGAATCTGCAGGGCACCATACACAATCTTCTCCGCCTTACTCTTCTTACCGTCCAGCATTATCCGGTTAATCAACCTAGACACGTTAACGCTGCTATACCTAGCATCAGGAGCCATCTCTTTTTTGATAACTCGGGCTCGCCTTGGCATATTACCCCCTTAAATCAGGAAGCCTCAGCCGTCGCTTTGGCTCGTTTACTTCCATACTTACTACGACCCTGGCGGCGATTAGATACGCCACTGGCATCCAGGGCTCCACGGACGATATGATACCGGACACCCGGCAAATCCCTCACCCTGCCGCCACGAATCAGGACTACCGAGTGTTCCTGCAATTCATGCCCCTCGCCGGGAATATAGGCCAGTACCTCCATGTGGTTAGTCAGACGCACCTTAGCAATCTTACGCAATGCCGAGTTGGGCTTCTTCGGAGTAGTGGTTTTGACATAGATACAAACCCCGCGCTTCTGCGGAGAGCCTTTCCCGGCTACCCTCTTATTCTTCAGGGAATTATAGATAAAGCGCAATGCCGGCGTCCTGGTCTTCTTGGTAACCCTCTTACGCCCCTTACGAATAAGCTGATTGACTGTAGGCAACTATCTCCTCCTATATCCCCACAATTTTAATGGATGAGCTTTAGCTCATCCATTAAGATACAAACGATAGATCGAGCGGTAAAGCCCAATCTATCCTCTCCTATCTGTAACCGCCGAAAGCTAACGTATGAGTCTAACACAGCCAGAAAGAAAATGTCAACATCCATACAGAGGGTATTCAAGGTATTCCACACCCCCATCCCCGGCATCTTCTCGTCCTGAATTAAGGAAAGGGCAAGGAAATACCCCGATACTATAGCTAGTCTATATTCTCGTTCTGGTAGGCACCCTGATAACCCTCGGTCTCGCCGCTCAGCCACAGGAAGACAAGCTGAACAACCCTGGCATCCTTCTGTAAACGAAACCCCTGTGAATTATAGACCACCATCAGCGACTGGGAACGGCCACAGTAGCCGGCATCCCATACCGCGGTACCCACGGTAACCCCGCAACGGAGCAGGCTCGACCGGGGTCTGGCCAGTGCCATAACATTGTTGGGCAGGTGCACAATCTCATTATAGGTAATCAGGTAGATGCCGGGTATCAAATCAATAAAACCCAGTCCATCAAAGGCCAGTGGTGCCAATCCCGGCAGCTGCCTCTCGGCATTCTTCACCGCTATTTTACCCGACGATTCAAGTAAGGCCACCTCACGCAGGGTCAGATCAATACCGTTCGGCTGGACCTGCTCATCAAGGTTCAGGTAGCTCTCAACCAGAGGCGGTTTCCGGTCAAGCAACCTGTAGATTTCCTGTCGTGACAAAACAGCTGACATCACAAAACTTCCTTCCCCTCACTAATCGTCAAGAAACCGCCACGAATCGCAGCATTGTTCATCTTCGCCAAAAACATGGTTTATCCCTCTTTTCGCCGAATACTATGGAAAGACCCCTGCCCGCTATCCCGGGTGCCTTAAGTGCGATTTGATCGCTTTCCTGGTTTCTTTTACGATTGCGTCGTGATGCCTTTTACCCGTCCTTACGGCAAAGGAATCAACGACTATTCCGGAACGCTTCTGCACCTTTAAAGTGATATTACTGACCGCCTTCCTATATTCCTCACCACCCATAGTGAAGAAAACGATTACCTTCCTATTCTTGAAATCCGTACTGCTAATGAAAGCATTCATTGCCGGCACCGGTCTTGATGCCCAGACAGGAGAACCCAGGAATATCAAATCGTAGTCATGCACATCCAACGCAACCGGTTTTATCTCGCTGCACTTGTCCCTGAACGCCGCGAAACCACCGGTCATATAGGCAAGGAACCTGTTTCTCTTCCTTGTTTCTTCCACTCTGCAGAGGTCCGCTTTCAACTCCTTCGCCATCGTTTTAGCTACTATTTCCGTATTACCAGACAACGAATAGAATACTACAAGCTTTTTCATAGTACCTCCTCGACAGCATTGACAACGGCTGGATTTGAACCGGCGGCCGGAGTCTTGGCCGGTCAGCTTCAGTCAAATTCAGGATGCTTTTTTGATTATTTTATTCCCTTCACGCGACCATTTCATAGATAAATAATCGCTCGCGTCAAGAAGGCCCTGGAGAGTCTTATATTGAGAAGCACTAAGCTTATCAACACCGAGAATCTTTGCCACCTGTAAAGCAGCTATCGGGCCGGGAATAAAGCCATCGTGCTGATTAGCTCGCTTCGACCATTCTCTATCAACCTGCTCTGCCAAATCCTTAATCGGTAAATGCACAGCAGTAAGAGACTCTTCCGCAGGCTCAATTTCCACGTCGCCAGGGCCCTTTGGCCGAATAAGCCTTAAGCTTGAGGAAGCTTCCAGAAACTTAGTAAAGGTAGAATGCCCGTAAGAACGGTAGTCGAAGCTCGGGTCCAGACGTAGAATTGTTTGGTGCAGTTTGCTTCCTAACACTCTGCCATGCTCATTGATAGATGCCATTAGAGCTCGCTTAATGATATTTTCTATCTCCCTTTCCCGAGCAGGTGACGGCCCTTTAGTTTTACTGATACTCTTATCTAAATCGAGGTCCAGGTACCGATCGCACGCTTTTATGAGAGTATTCGGTGCCTTCTTCTTCTCTCCCGCGCCGAATACCGTCTTTCCCGCCGAGCGCAACTTACTAACGAGGGGAACAAAGTCGCTGTCTGCGGACACGATAACAAAGGTATTTACCGGAGACGTATAAAGCAGATCTACCGCATCGATTACCAATCTGATATCGCTGGAATTCTTGCCACCCGATTTCGACCGGAATAACTGGATGGGTTCAATGCCCAGTTCAAAAAGCTGGTCGCGTTTATTTTTCTCAACGGACCAATCCGCATACGCTCTCTTTACGATTATTCTGCCGACATCGGATATTTGGTCGAATAGCCACTGAATTGAGCCTAAACCAACGTTCTCCAGATCAATCAGTACTGCGATTTGTCTATCAATAAACTGCTCCCTATTATCCATATCAAGCTACCTCCTCATGCTCATATTGACCAAATAATATATCCTGGCTCCCGAATTTTCAAGAAACAATAATAAGATGTCTATTAGATCAGGGCTATCCCCGTATTTATCCCGGTCTGCTTGATACATATGGTAGACTCCGTAGAGGGGCAAGAATGAACTTTAAGGTAAGTAAGTAATATGATATATTCAAGTATCGATATCATGATGATTGGTCAGAAGGTTAAGAAATGAAGCCAGACCCGATTGAAATTAACGAGGACATACTGCAAACAATCGGGAATACTCCTATGGTCAGGATCAACAGGTTAAACCCGAACAGTAACGCTACGATATATGCCAAACTCGAAGGGCTAAATCCCACCGGAAGCATAAAAGACAGGATTGCCTTGGAGATGATCCAGCAAGCTGAGGCGGAGGCCAAACTGACAAAAGGGAAAACCATCATTGAGCCAACCTCGGGAAATACCGGGGTGGCACTGGCGATGATCGGAGCAATAAAGGGCTACCGGGTCGAAATAGTAATGAGCGATACCGTCTCTGTAGAGAGAATACAAATGATCAAAGCATTCGGTGGCAAGGTGACTCTGACCGAAGGCAAACTAGGCACCGACGGAGCCATTATGAAAGCAAGGGAATTGGTCAGAGAACACCCCGAGAAGTATTTCATGCCGGACCAGTTTTCCAACGAATACAACAAGCTTGCTCACTACAGGATGACCGGAGAAGAGATATGGAAA
The sequence above is a segment of the Dehalococcoidales bacterium genome. Coding sequences within it:
- the rpsG gene encoding 30S ribosomal protein S7, which codes for MPRRARVIKKEMAPDARYSSVNVSRLINRIMLDGKKSKAEKIVYGALQILEQQESKDPVSILEQALKNTIPLLEVKARRVGGATYQVPIEVRSDRGLSLALRWLAKSTRARKGKPMAERLAAELGDAAKGQGVTVKKREDTHKMAEANKAFAHYRW
- the rpsL gene encoding 30S ribosomal protein S12; this translates as MPTVNQLIRKGRKRVTKKTRTPALRFIYNSLKNKRVAGKGSPQKRGVCIYVKTTTPKKPNSALRKIAKVRLTNHMEVLAYIPGEGHELQEHSVVLIRGGRVRDLPGVRYHIVRGALDASGVSNRRQGRSKYGSKRAKATAEAS
- a CDS encoding deoxyuridine 5'-triphosphate nucleotidohydrolase; protein product: MSAVLSRQEIYRLLDRKPPLVESYLNLDEQVQPNGIDLTLREVALLESSGKIAVKNAERQLPGLAPLAFDGLGFIDLIPGIYLITYNEIVHLPNNVMALARPRSSLLRCGVTVGTAVWDAGYCGRSQSLMVVYNSQGFRLQKDARVVQLVFLWLSGETEGYQGAYQNENID
- a CDS encoding flavodoxin, coding for MKKLVVFYSLSGNTEIVAKTMAKELKADLCRVEETRKRNRFLAYMTGGFAAFRDKCSEIKPVALDVHDYDLIFLGSPVWASRPVPAMNAFISSTDFKNRKVIVFFTMGGEEYRKAVSNITLKVQKRSGIVVDSFAVRTGKRHHDAIVKETRKAIKSHLRHPG
- a CDS encoding NYN domain-containing protein, with the translated sequence MDNREQFIDRQIAVLIDLENVGLGSIQWLFDQISDVGRIIVKRAYADWSVEKNKRDQLFELGIEPIQLFRSKSGGKNSSDIRLVIDAVDLLYTSPVNTFVIVSADSDFVPLVSKLRSAGKTVFGAGEKKKAPNTLIKACDRYLDLDLDKSISKTKGPSPAREREIENIIKRALMASINEHGRVLGSKLHQTILRLDPSFDYRSYGHSTFTKFLEASSSLRLIRPKGPGDVEIEPAEESLTAVHLPIKDLAEQVDREWSKRANQHDGFIPGPIAALQVAKILGVDKLSASQYKTLQGLLDASDYLSMKWSREGNKIIKKAS
- a CDS encoding cysteine synthase family protein; protein product: MKPDPIEINEDILQTIGNTPMVRINRLNPNSNATIYAKLEGLNPTGSIKDRIALEMIQQAEAEAKLTKGKTIIEPTSGNTGVALAMIGAIKGYRVEIVMSDTVSVERIQMIKAFGGKVTLTEGKLGTDGAIMKARELVREHPEKYFMPDQFSNEYNKLAHYRMTGEEIWKQTNGKIDYFVSSIGTSGTIMGVGKALKRHNPQIKVVSAHPVKGHYIQGLKNMEEAIVPSLYDPSQIDITIMIETEQAYETARQIVRNEGIFVGMSSGAAMYAAVEIARQIEAGTVVVIFPDRGEKYLSTKLFSV